Within the Bacteroidales bacterium genome, the region ATTTTCTTTTCTGTTGAAAAAACATTTTGTCCGTAAATATTATAAATATCAATATTTATTTTTTGTGTTTCGATTGAATTAAAATCAAAATCCAGATAATTTTCAAACGGATTAGGATATGCTATAATTAAACATTCATTATCAGGTCTGTCTTTATCAATATTTTTAAGGAATTTATTTGCCATATCAAAATCAGGAATACCATATCCATATAACGAATTAGAATTAGAATATAAATTAGCGCTTTTTTCAACAGCTTCAAAAATTTCCATATTCGACACATCAGGGTTTGCCTGCCACAAACATGCTGAAAGTCCTGCAATTATTGGTGCTGAAAAAGATGTTCCATTTCCTGATGAAATAGTACCACTGGAATTTTGAAAATATGTTCCCTTGCCTTGTGCAACAACATTTGGTTTTACTCTTCCATCGTATGAAGGACCTATCGAGCTAAATTCAGCATAAATACCGTCTTTGTCAACTGCTCCAACAGCAAGAACACTATCTCCGTCAGCCGGTGCCGAAATATATTTCCATTGTTTTAATGCTTCATTACCTGCACTGATAACAACCAATATTCCTTTTGATGCGGCAATATCAGCTCCAATTGAAATCCTTGTTGTATTTCCGTCCATATCTGCGTATGTATGGTTCTGACTTATATCTGTAAAATGAGAATATCCTAAAGATGAGGTTATTATATCAACTCCTGCACTGTCGGCATATTCTGCTGCTGCTATCCAGTTTTCTTCTTCGATAAGATACTCTGATGCTCCATCTTCTGTTCTAAATAATAAATATTCAGCTTTTGGTGCAACTCCAATTAATTCACCGGGGATATTTGCTGATATTATAGATAATACCCACATTCCATGTGAATGATCTTCAAATACATTATCTTCATTATCAACATAGTCATAAGTACATATAATTTGCTCGTTTTCCCATAAACTATCAAATGCAGACAAGGAATTAACATAAGAAAATCCTGCATCAAGAACGGCTATTTGTATTCCTTTG harbors:
- a CDS encoding S8 family serine peptidase, whose amino-acid sequence is MVIISKHKIIFIIIFYLIINNLYGQIAPDKYLIRFTDKNGTPYSIDNPEEFLSERAINRRIKQEILLKENDLPINPQYTDSLINLGVPILNKSKWFNSVTIDSISVGLLDSIENLSFVESITKKSSIKQNLSVIRKNYIENINNNPLSILKSTYENHYDYGFSGNQINMLNGHILHNLGYTGKGIQIAVLDAGFSYVNSLSAFDSLWENEQIICTYDYVDNEDNVFEDHSHGMWVLSIISANIPGELIGVAPKAEYLLFRTEDGASEYLIEEENWIAAAEYADSAGVDIITSSLGYSHFTDISQNHTYADMDGNTTRISIGADIAASKGILVVISAGNEALKQWKYISAPADGDSVLAVGAVDKDGIYAEFSSIGPSYDGRVKPNVVAQGKGTYFQNSSGTISSGNGTSFSAPIIAGLSACLWQANPDVSNMEIFEAVEKSANLYSNSNSLYGYGIPDFDMANKFLKNIDKDRPDNECLIIAYPNPFENYLDFDFNSIETQKINIDIYNIYGQNVFSTEKKIIPDSYYTERIVGLNYLNKGLYILKISAKNSIYTGKLIKR